In Silene latifolia isolate original U9 population chromosome 3, ASM4854445v1, whole genome shotgun sequence, a single window of DNA contains:
- the LOC141648741 gene encoding ribosome-inactivating protein saporin-4-like, translated as MKAWLIVLVTWTIVQSSALIANAIALDLANPTQAGYSNFLTAIRNNVKDPKLNYGGTGIPVIGAPTATATYLRIDLTVATGTVSLGLKRSDLYVVAYLARNDRNVFRSYYFNSSKISSAQLDKLFPEAKGTANQQPIIEYDESYKSLESTAKMSRQDAGLGISKLVSYLEAVNRKARNVPAEAKFIMVGVEMVSEATRSGYIQELVLDVFPNGFSPGDDVIIMERNWARISKAIKDSNKGVFTPPLVLESPGITTNWTVNNAAELNMGLLKFVQITLLESTSEENYAEI; from the coding sequence ATGAAGGCTTGGCTAATCGTCTTAGTAACATGGACCATCGTTCAATCATCGGCTTTAATAGCAAATGCAATCGCACTAGATCTCGCTAATCCCACCCAAGCTGGATACTCGAATTTTCTCACTGCTATTCGGAACAACGTGAAGGATCCAAAGCTCAACTACGGTGGTACAGGTATACCTGTAATAGGAGCACCCACAGCTACAGCCACATATCTTAGGATCGATCTCACAGTTGCGACAGGAACTGTCTCACTTGGCCTAAAACGTAGCGACTTGTATGTGGTCGCGTATCTTGCTAGGAACGACAGAAATGTATTTCGGTCATATTACTTCAATAGTAGCAAAATTAGTTCGGCCCAATTAGACAAACTATTCCCAGAGGCGAAGGGTACCGCAAATCAACAACCAATAATAGAGTACGATGAAAGTTATAAGTCTCTAGAAAGTACAGCTAAAATGTCTAGACAAGACGCTGGGTTGGGGATTTCCAAACTTGTTAGTTACCTTGAAGCGGTAAACCGGAAGGCGCGTAACGTACCAGCTGAAGCTAAGTTTATTATGGTTGGCGTTGAAATGGTGTCTGAGGCGACACGATCTGGGTATATCCAGGAGCTGGTacttgatgtttttccaaatggATTCTCTCCTGGCGATGATGTTATTATAATGGAGAGGAATTGGGCCAGGATTTCCAAAGCAATAAAAGATTCTAACAAGGGAGTGTTTACGCCACCCCTTGTGTTGGAATCCCCGGGGATAACGACCAATTGGACGGTGAACAATGCCGCGGAGCTGAATATGGGACTCCTCAAGTTTGTCCAAATTACTCTTTTGGAATCGACTTCTGAGGAAAATTATGCTGAAATTTGA
- the LOC141645962 gene encoding ribosome-inactivating protein saporin-4-like, producing MKVWLIVIVTWTVLQSFALVANAIALDLAKPTEAGYSTFLTAIRTDVKDPKLNYGGTGIPVIGAPTTTFLRIDFKVSTGTVSLGLKRSDLYVVAYLAKNEKNVFKAYYFNGQITPAQLEKLFPEAKGTINQPKITEYQENYASLEKAAKMSRKKAGLGIGKLITYLGDVNGKARSVPAEATFLMVGIQMVSEAARFGYIEEMVLDNFPSGFTPDDNVIILERNWKRISEAIKASNKGVFTPPLVLDTPELATTWTVNNAAELNMGLLKYLGNALLESTSEENYAEI from the coding sequence ATGAAGGTTTGGCTAATCGTCATAGTAACATGGACCGTACTCCAATCATTTGCTTTGGTAGCAAATGCAATCGCATTGGATCTCGCTAAACCCACAGAAGCTGGATACTCGACTTTTCTCACCGCTATTAGAACCGATGTGAAGGATCCAAAGCTCAACTACGGCGGTACAGGTATACCCGTAATAGGCGCACCCACAACCACATTTCTTAGGATTGATTTCAAAGTTTCAACAGGAACTGTCTCGCTTGGCCTAAAACGTAGCGACTTGTATGTGGTCGCGTATCTTGCTAAAAACGAGAAAAATGTATTTAAGGCATATTACTTCAACGGCCAAATTACTCCGGCTCAATTAGAAAAACTATTCCCAGAGGCTAAGGGTACCATAAATCAGCCGAAAATAACAGAGTACCAAGAAAATTATGCATCACTAGAAAAGGCAGCTAAAATGAGTAGAAAAAAAGCGGGGTTAGGGATCGGCAAACTTATTACTTACCTTGGAGATGTAAACGGGAAAGCGCGTAGTGTACCAGCTGAAGCTACTTTTTTGATGGTTGGCATTCAAATGGTGTCTGAGGCGGCGCGATTTGGATACATTGAGGAGATGGTACTTGACAATTTTCCGAGTGGGTTTACCCCTGATGATAATGTTATTATATTGGAGAGGAATTGGAAAAGGATTTCCGAGGCAATTAAAGCATCTAATAAGGGAGTGTTTACGCCTCCGCTTGTCTTAGACACCCCAGAGCTAGCAACCACTTGGACGGTGAACAATGCCGCAGAGCTGAATATGGGACTCCTCAAGTATCTCGGAAATGCTTTGTTGGAGTCAACTTCTGAGGAAAATTATGCTGAAATTTGA
- the LOC141647294 gene encoding LOW QUALITY PROTEIN: pentatricopeptide repeat-containing protein At1g62350 (The sequence of the model RefSeq protein was modified relative to this genomic sequence to represent the inferred CDS: substituted 1 base at 1 genomic stop codon), protein MIKSHSRIQLLRLISSTSPKTLNPNFSEINSTFPNQLTRQITTTTKNRIVESSRSPSISIWRRKKEIGKEGLIIAKEMKRLQSNPLRLHKFMQTHVSRLLKSDLVSVLFEFQRQDQVFLSMKLYEVVRKEIWYRPDMFFXRDMLMMLARNKKVEEAKRVWMDLKQEQVLFDQHTFGDIIRAFLDNGLPNEAVDIYDEMRQSPDPPLSLPFRVIMKGLFSYPELREKIKADFLELFPGKYVYDPPEDLSEYQECKTDSDED, encoded by the exons ATGATTAAATCACATAGCAGAATACAATTACTACGATTAATCTCATCAACAAgccctaaaaccctaaaccctaatttctcagaaATCAATTCAACATTCCCAAATCAATTAACCAGACAAATTACAACAACTACAAAGAATAGAATTGTTGAATCATCAAGAAGCCCAAGTATATCAATATGGAGGAGAAAGAAAGAAATTGGGAAAGAAGGATTGATTATTGCAAAAGAAATGAAACGTCTTCAATCGAACCCGCTTCGTCTTCATAAATTTATGCAAACCCATGTTTCTCGTTTACTTAAATCTGATCTTGTTTCTGTTCTTTTTGAATTTCAGCGTCAAGATCAAGTTTTCCTTTCTATGAAG TTGTATGAGGTGGTGCGTAAAGAGATATGGTACCGGCCGGACATGTTCTTTTAGAGGGACATGCTCATGATGCTTGCAAGAAACAAAAAGGTTGAGGAAGCTAAGCGTGTATGGATGGATTTGAAGCAAGAACAAGTGCTATTTGATCAACACACGTTTGGCGACATCATTAGGGCGTTTCTCGATAATGGACTTCCCAATGAGGCAGTAGACATTTACGACGAGATGAGACAGTCCCCTGATCCCCCTCTCTCGCTTCCTTTCCGTGTCATTATGAAAGGGCTCTTCTCATATCCCGAACTGAGAGAGAAGATCAAAGCTGACTTTTTAGAGCTTTTCCCGGGTAAATATGTCTACGATCCTCCTGAAGACCTGTCTGAATACCAAGAATGTAAAACCGACAGCGATGAGGATTAG